In one window of Ignavibacteriota bacterium DNA:
- a CDS encoding mobile mystery protein A codes for MKNQNRKILIGQLDRKFEKITALSEFEIPTKGWIYSIRTALNMSLTQLAKKLRKTTQSVKEIEEREANKNITIKKLMEVAEALNLQFVYGFIPREKSIEVIIEKRAYQIAREIVLRTSQSMSLEAQENRKERLEKAIQQRAEEIKEEMPKYLWD; via the coding sequence ATGAAAAATCAAAACAGAAAAATACTTATTGGACAACTTGACAGAAAGTTTGAAAAAATCACGGCGTTAAGCGAATTTGAGATTCCAACAAAGGGCTGGATTTATTCAATACGAACCGCTTTGAATATGTCGCTCACGCAGCTCGCGAAAAAACTTAGGAAGACAACACAAAGCGTAAAAGAGATTGAAGAGCGGGAAGCGAACAAAAACATTACTATAAAGAAACTTATGGAAGTTGCTGAAGCGCTGAATCTTCAATTTGTCTATGGTTTTATTCCCCGGGAAAAATCAATCGAAGTAATCATAGAAAAACGAGCGTATCAAATTGCACGCGAGATTGTTTTAAGAACATCTCAGTCCATGAGTCTTGAAGCGCAGGAAAACAGGAAAGAACGGCTTGAGAAAGCCATTCAACAACGAGCGGAAGAAATTAAGGAGGAAATGCCTAAGTATTTATGGGATTAG
- a CDS encoding mobile mystery protein B, with translation MGLDLFDIEGQTPIDEDEKEELLIKTISTRAELDEFEQLNVEKAIEWSLRKKFSVKKILTEEFVKELHRRMFDDVWMWAGQFRTSNKNIGVDKFLIGVELKKLLEDCRFWITNTVFHGDEIAVRFSHRIVRIHPFANGNGRHSRLIADILVSHGLGQQHFSWGSRSLDKQGEARKKYLQALKEADDNDYRLLIQFARG, from the coding sequence ATGGGATTAGATCTTTTTGACATTGAAGGTCAAACGCCAATAGATGAAGATGAGAAAGAAGAATTGCTCATCAAAACTATTTCAACACGCGCCGAACTTGATGAATTCGAACAGCTCAATGTAGAGAAAGCAATAGAGTGGTCTTTGAGGAAAAAATTCTCTGTTAAAAAAATTTTAACCGAGGAGTTTGTGAAAGAATTACATCGAAGAATGTTTGACGATGTTTGGATGTGGGCGGGTCAATTCAGAACGTCAAATAAAAATATCGGTGTAGATAAGTTTCTCATTGGAGTAGAACTAAAAAAATTGCTTGAAGATTGTCGGTTCTGGATTACCAACACAGTGTTTCACGGGGACGAGATAGCGGTACGCTTTAGTCACCGGATAGTGAGAATTCATCCATTTGCAAACGGCAACGGCAGACACTCACGTTTGATAGCGGACATTTTAGTGAGCCATGGACTTGGTCAACAGCATTTTTCATGGGGCAGCAGGAGTCTTGACAAACAAGGCGAAGCACGAAAGAAATATTTACAGGCATTGAAAGAAGCAGATGACAATGATTATAGATTGCTTATACAGTTTGCAAGAGGGTGA